One window of the Runella slithyformis DSM 19594 genome contains the following:
- a CDS encoding ferredoxin--NADP reductase, whose amino-acid sequence MSIKYYHLKVKEVIKETEEAVTIAFWHPLSEMIKYKPGQFLTLLVTVDGQKVRRSYSMSSSPHTDTAPAVTVKRVPGGLVSNWLIDHVKADDFIEVIEPMGHFMVEPDARNARTVVLIGAGSGITPLMSIAKSLLKIEAESRVILLYGNRDEASIIFRAQLAEMTQQFGARFVLKYTLSQPANGWAGHEGRLNRPHILKLLEEVEDFVPTAAEYYLCGPDGMMAEAKEALALLNVPEEKVHKESFGTAHTVGEVVEQEDDGSLKAQEITVLYEGSEYKFTVEPHQTILEAALELDIDLPYSCQAGMCTACMGKCTSGKVHLDEDDGLTKSELAAGYILTCVAHPLSKDVVVEIE is encoded by the coding sequence ATGTCAATAAAGTATTACCATCTGAAAGTAAAAGAAGTCATAAAAGAAACGGAAGAAGCGGTGACGATCGCTTTTTGGCATCCGTTGAGTGAAATGATCAAATATAAGCCGGGGCAGTTTCTGACCCTGCTGGTGACGGTCGACGGTCAGAAAGTACGACGTTCGTACTCCATGAGCAGTTCGCCGCATACCGATACGGCTCCCGCCGTGACGGTCAAAAGAGTGCCGGGAGGTTTGGTTTCCAATTGGCTCATTGATCACGTGAAAGCAGACGATTTCATTGAGGTGATAGAGCCGATGGGCCACTTCATGGTGGAGCCCGATGCCCGCAATGCCCGCACTGTGGTGTTGATAGGTGCGGGGAGCGGCATTACGCCGTTGATGTCGATTGCCAAATCGCTGTTGAAAATAGAAGCCGAGAGCCGGGTCATCCTGCTGTACGGTAACCGCGACGAAGCTTCGATTATTTTCAGGGCTCAACTGGCCGAAATGACGCAGCAGTTCGGCGCGCGGTTTGTCTTAAAATATACCCTTAGCCAACCGGCAAATGGCTGGGCCGGCCATGAAGGAAGATTGAATCGCCCGCATATTTTGAAGCTGTTGGAAGAAGTGGAAGACTTCGTACCCACCGCCGCTGAGTACTATCTGTGCGGCCCTGACGGAATGATGGCAGAAGCCAAAGAGGCGTTGGCGTTATTGAACGTACCGGAGGAGAAGGTGCATAAAGAAAGTTTCGGCACGGCGCACACGGTAGGAGAAGTAGTGGAGCAGGAAGACGACGGCAGCCTGAAAGCGCAGGAAATTACGGTGTTGTACGAAGGAAGCGAATATAAATTTACGGTAGAGCCGCACCAAACGATTCTGGAAGCGGCATTGGAACTTGATATTGACCTGCCCTATTCGTGTCAGGCGGGGATGTGTACGGCCTGTATGGGCAAATGTACGTCGGGCAAAGTTCACCTCGACGAAGACGATGGATTGACCAAGTCAGAATTGGCCGCCGGCTACATCCTGACCTGCGTGGCGCATCCGCTTTCGAAGGATGTCGTGGTTGAAATCGAGTAA
- a CDS encoding GNAT family N-acetyltransferase, with the protein MMDITFRTYELSDRTVLKEIFLLNTPKYFAPEELGDFLDYLDIFGDDYVVALVDNQIVGGGGYWIRSSDHQGGLSWAFLHPDAQGTGVGKALATYRIDQIKASGEAKTILVETSQHSFGFYEKLGFTLLSHQPDYWAPGIDLYSAVLDLEK; encoded by the coding sequence ATGATGGATATAACCTTTCGCACCTATGAACTCAGTGACCGCACTGTCCTGAAGGAAATCTTTTTATTGAATACCCCCAAATATTTCGCTCCCGAAGAATTGGGTGATTTTTTGGATTATCTCGACATTTTCGGCGACGATTATGTGGTAGCCTTGGTAGATAACCAAATCGTAGGCGGCGGAGGGTATTGGATTCGCTCTTCCGATCATCAGGGGGGGCTTTCGTGGGCGTTCCTGCATCCCGATGCCCAGGGAACGGGCGTCGGAAAAGCATTAGCTACCTACCGGATCGATCAAATAAAGGCGTCGGGTGAAGCCAAAACTATTTTGGTGGAAACCTCACAGCATTCGTTTGGCTTTTATGAGAAATTGGGCTTTACGCTTCTTTCGCACCAACCCGATTACTGGGCGCCGGGTATAGATCTGTATTCTGCCGTATTGGATTTAGAAAAGTAG
- a CDS encoding HesB/IscA family protein, translating into MVTVTDKAKDKIFELRKEEGRPEDSHIRVGVVGGGCSGLMYNLEFDSEKQPTDMEFVDKGVKIVVDKKSILYLAGTVLDFSDGLNGKGFQFVNPNASRTCGCGESFAV; encoded by the coding sequence ATGGTAACGGTAACGGATAAAGCAAAAGACAAGATCTTTGAATTGCGCAAAGAAGAAGGCAGACCCGAAGACAGCCACATCCGCGTTGGCGTGGTAGGGGGCGGTTGCTCAGGCCTGATGTATAACCTCGAATTTGACTCTGAAAAACAACCGACCGATATGGAGTTTGTAGATAAGGGCGTCAAAATCGTAGTCGACAAAAAAAGTATCCTCTACCTGGCAGGCACCGTGTTGGACTTCTCAGACGGACTCAACGGCAAAGGCTTCCAATTTGTAAACCCCAACGCCAGCCGCACCTGCGGTTGCGGTGAGAGCTTTGCCGTATAG